Part of the Natrialbaceae archaeon AArc-T1-2 genome, CGCGGAAATGACCACCGAAGCCCGGAGAGCGGGCGACGAGTACGTCATCGAGGGACAGAAACAGTGGATCACCAACGGTCAGCGTGCGGGCGTCGTCGTCCTCTTCGCCAAGACCGACCGCGACGATCCGGACACCGTCACGCAGTTTCTCGTTCCCGCGGACGTCGACGGCCTCGAGGTCGGCAAGAAAGAGGACAAACTGGGACTGCGTGCCAGCGACACGACGACGCTGCTTTTCGACGACGTTCGGATCCCCGCCGAAAACCGGCTAACGGCGGTCGGCGAGGGGCTGAAAGCGGCCTTTTCGATCCTGACCGGGGGACGTATCGCCATCGCCAGCCAGGCCGTCGGCCTCGCGCAGGCGGCGCTGGACGACGCCGTTGCCTACGCCAACGAACGCGAGCAGTTCGGCGAGCCCATCATCGAACACCAGGCCATCGCCCACAAGCTCGCTGACATGCAGACGAACGTCCAGGCCGCACGGCTGCTTACCCGCGATGCCGCCCGGAAAAACGACGACGCCCTCGATCCGATGGCCGCGAGCATGGCGAAGTACTTCGCCAGCGAGACCGCCGTCGAGGTCGCGAACGAGGCAGTGCAAGTCCACGGCGGCTACGGCTACACCAAAGACTTCGACGTCGAACGCTACTACCGCGACGCCAAGGTCACGACGATCTACGAAGGGACCTCGGAAATTCAGCAGACGATCATCGCTCGGCACCTGAAAGAGTGACCCCCCGCAGCTGGGTGCTTTCGAGCGCGCTCATACGGGCCGCTGTACGTCAGTGCCGGCGAACCCACGACCTGTCTGTGATTTCGCCAGTACATCGGTACAGCAGTCAGTATCACTCCTCGCTTTCGTCGTCACCGGTGGCGGCTCCCTCGAGCGACTCCTCCTCGTCGTCGGACTCGGCGTCGGTCGTCGACGGCCCCTCGTCCTCGATGCCGACCGCGGGTTCGAACTCGTCGATTGGTTCCCACTCGTCTTCCTCCGAGGAACGGAGCCGCCGCCGTAGGAGTACGATCGCGCCGACGATCCCGAGGGCGACGAGTAGCCGTCGGAGACGGCTGCCACC contains:
- a CDS encoding acyl-CoA dehydrogenase family protein, producing the protein MEVSDEQQLIQETVRAFVDERVRPVVDEADESQTFPEDVWDALAELDLTGLTVPESYGGFDADGLTKSIVNEELAYGHLSIATALSVHSLTTSCIAEFGSDEQKERWLPEMTTGRPVGAFALSEADAGSNPAEMTTEARRAGDEYVIEGQKQWITNGQRAGVVVLFAKTDRDDPDTVTQFLVPADVDGLEVGKKEDKLGLRASDTTTLLFDDVRIPAENRLTAVGEGLKAAFSILTGGRIAIASQAVGLAQAALDDAVAYANEREQFGEPIIEHQAIAHKLADMQTNVQAARLLTRDAARKNDDALDPMAASMAKYFASETAVEVANEAVQVHGGYGYTKDFDVERYYRDAKVTTIYEGTSEIQQTIIARHLKE